One window from the genome of Yarrowia lipolytica chromosome 1B, complete sequence encodes:
- a CDS encoding uncharacterized protein (Truncated form of YALI0B20746g, similar to Saccharomyces cerevisiae GPI16 (YHR188C); ancestral locus Anc_5.47, similar to uniprot|P38875 Saccharomyces cerevisiae YHR188c): protein MKLSILLCLALVACVLGYSENLSLRPLSQKYLHASFEFEAESEPFNTHPVAHHDEFPRILSQIITQSDAREIHLRFAQGFWDAEEWGVLPHNGAFAGGTGIEAWAWIEASSKQEAKKKWFGLVNSLSGLFCASLNFIDSAHTVEPQFTFKQSSTGSNGANETTAYLFSGALPAEPVCTENLTPFIRLLPCKGKAGISSLLDGHKIFDSQWQGMAIDVHRECTDEEACKMVLKQTVDAVVDVPRQLRRNKHPIPVPLYGTDFRCDTSKPYANDYICFPLGDPTEVSWSIREIFGRPIEGACRIGQGSVNLDVPDGWKLQSKSGEDGEILDTYPTLSLANTDSLDIILSSDNATHVSPVSSPPVFAQRSFSGHGQQRGGVRTAFTNPSSEPVTFIYSETLPWFMRFYFHTMKLKNVDGVWRRVRGHV from the coding sequence CTCGGAGAACCTTTCTCTGCGGCCTCTGTCGCAGAAGTATCTTCACGCCTCGTTCGAATTCGAGGCTGAGTCCGAACCCTTCAACACCCACCCGGTCGCTCATCACGACGAGTTCCCCCGAATTCTCTCACAGATCATCACCCAGAGCGACGCGCGCGAAATCCACTTGCGGTTTGCCCAGGGATTTTGGGACGCCGAAGAATGGGGCGTTCTCCCACACAATGGAGCGTTTGCTGGCGGAACAGGAATCGAGGCTTGGGCCTGGATCGAGGCCTCATCCAAACAGGaagccaagaagaagtggtTCGGACTGGTCAACTCGCTGTCTGGACTTTTCTGCGCCTCGCTGAACTTCATTGACTCGGCCCACACAGTGGAGCCTCAGTTCACCTTTAAACAATCATCCACAGGTTCCAACGGAGCGAACGAAACCACAGCATACCTGTTCTCGGGCGCGCTTCCTGCTGAACCTGTCTGCACCGAAAACCTCACTCCTTTCATTCGACTGCTCCCTTGCAAGGGTAAGGCTGGaatctcttctcttcttgaCGGACACAAGATCTTCGACTCCCAGTGGCAAGGTATGGCCATTGACGTTCATCGAGAATGCACCGATGAGGAAGCCTGCAAGATGGTGCTCAAGCAGACTGTAGATGCCGTGGTCGATGTTCCTCGTCAATTAAGACGAAACAAGCACCCTATCCCCGTACCTCTTTACGGAACCGACTTCAGATGTGACACCTCCAAGCCCTATGCTAACGACTACATCTGTTTCCCTCTCGGTGACCCTACCGAGGTGTCCTGGAGTATCCGGGAGATCTTCGGGCGGCCTATTGAGGGAGCCTGTAGAATCGGACAGGGCTCCGTCAACCTGGACGTCCCTGACGGATGGAAGCTGCAGAGCAAGTCTGGTGAGGACGGTGAGATTCTGGACACCTATCCTACACTGTCTTTGGCTAACACTGACTCTCTGGACATCATTCTGTCGTCCGATAACGCCACCCATGTGTCCCCTGTGTCGTCTCCTCCTGTGTTTGCCCAGCGGTCTTTCTCTGGCCACGGACAACAACGAGGAGGTGTTCGAACCGCCTTCACCAACCCTTCTTCCGAGCCCGTCACCTTCATCTACTCGGAAACTCTGCCCTGGTTCATGCGGTTCTACTTCCACACCATGAAGCTCAAGAATGTGGATGGAGTTTGGAGAAGAGTCCGAGGGCACGTTTGA
- a CDS encoding uncharacterized protein (Compare to YALI0B20768g, similar to DEHA0A00979g Debaryomyces hansenii IPF 65.1): MKFSGLVYLATAVLALPDVSNPVPQNVLQPVQYRVAFAGKQDAAVVSWNTYGKPGYQPTVYYGTDKNQLNSKSTGDSNTYDTSTTWNHHVRIEGLESDRVYYYRVGGAPESEIYNFKTARKAGNTKEFTFAAAIDLGVMGPYGLSTKVGNGASNPLAPGEQNTMDSLLQNIDNFDFLLHPGDLAYADYWLKEELEGYIDTGVNTRDTDTLFKNGVQTYEALLNTYYQQMQHITSFKPYMVGPGNHESNCDNGGTSGYTVQTCFEGQRNFTGIINHFRMPDSESGGVGPFWYSFDYGLVHFVNFNTETDLGKYGPGPDSVGGSDNMDSGEFGEDGEQIAWLKNDLKNVDRSKTPWVIAMGHRPWYVAAKKKHRCLECQAAFEKTFNKYGVDLVLLGHRHLYNRIHPIDDKGNIDPNGLNNPKAPWYIVNGAAGHYDGLDTAKKTDEPWLAYWQDTQYGWSKFTVHNATHLTHSFVVSSDNSLLDTQTLYKSRGQAITKRQVKKDKTSAANALSIGRFVIVAFFLAFFF, encoded by the coding sequence ATGAAGTTCAGCGGTCTCGTTTATCTGGCTACAGCAGTCCTGGCGCTCCCTGATGTGTCCAACCCAGTTCCTCAAAACGTGCTGCAACCCGTGCAGTATCGAGTGGCCTTTGCAGGCAAACAGGACGCGGCTGTCGTGTCTTGGAACACCTACGGCAAGCCAGGATATCAGCCGACGGTGTATTATGGCACAGACAAGAACCAACTGAACAGCAAATCCACCGGTGATTCCAACACCTATGACACATCCACCACCTGGAACCATCATGTTCGCATCGAAGGTCTCGAGAGTGACCGTGTGTACTACTACCGTGTCGGTGGAGCTCCCGAATCGGAAATCTATAACTTCAAAACCGCCCGAAAGGCTGGAAACACCAAGGAGTTTACGTTTGCCGCTGCCATTGATCTCGGGGTCATGGGGCCTTACGGGCTGAGTACCAAGGTTGGCAATGGAGCAAGTAACCCTCTTGCTCCCGGCGAACAAAACACAATGGACTCCCTGCTGCAAAACATTGACAACTTTGACTTCCTCCTGCACCCGGGAGACCTGGCCTATGCGGATTACtggctcaaggaggagctagAGGGATACATTGACACGGGAGTCAATACTCGGGATACCGACACCCTATTCAAGAATGGCGTCCAGACTTATGAAGCTCTGCTGAACACTTATTACCAGCAGATGCAGCATATTACTTCCTTCAAACCGTACATGGTTGGACCTGGAAACCATGAGAGCAATTGCGACAACGGAGGAACCAGTGGATATACTGTGCAGACGTGTTTTGAGGGTCAGCGAAACTTTACAGGTATCATCAACCACTTTAGGATGCCCGATAGCGAGTCTGGAGGCGTGGGACCCTTCTGGTACTCGTTCGATTACGGTCTGGTACACTTTGTGAACTTCAACACTGAAACGGACTTGGGAAAGTACGGGCCGGGTCCAGATTCCGTCGGTGGATCAGACAACATGGACTCTGGCGAgtttggagaagatggagagcaGATTGCGTGGCTGAAGAACGATCTCAAAAACGTTGACCGGTCTAAAACTCCCTGGGTAATTGCCATGGGACACCGACCCTGGTACGTTGCTGCTAAGAAGAAGCACAGATGTCTCGAATGTCAGGCAGCATTCGAGAAGACATTCAACAAGTACGGAGTTGATCTTGTGTTGCTTGGCCACCGACACCTGTACAACCGAATCCACCCTATTGATGACAAGGGAAATATCGACCCCAACGGACTCAATAATCCCAAGGCTCCTTGGTACATTGTAAatggagctgctggacacTACGACGGTCTGGACACCGCCAAAAAAACAGACGAGCCGTGGCTGGCTTACTGGCAGGACACTCAGTACGGCTGGTCCAAATTTACTGTCCACAATGCCACTCATCTGACTCACTCTTTTGTGGTGTCATCAGACAACTCTCTGCTCGACACTCAGACTCTGTACAAGAGTCGAGGTCAGGCAATTACAAAGCGACAGGTTAAGAAAGATAAGACTTCCGCAGCCAATGCTCTTTCAATTGGTAGGTTTGTCATAGTTGCCTttttcttggccttcttcttctaG
- a CDS encoding uncharacterized protein (Truncated form of YALI0B20746g, similar to Saccharomyces cerevisiae GPI16 (YHR188C); ancestral locus Anc_5.47, similar to uniprot|P38875 Saccharomyces cerevisiae YHR188c), translating to MTIPARYSATLGYDFDKSMLYLAEYPPDANHGFSIPPGVLTVVDSNGTHTMSTRTTALILSLPTPDFSMPYNVIILTSTVIALAFGSVFSLLLKRVLSQEQADYLSSQTPLKKLLAKFKRKKVTKEKKNQ from the coding sequence ATGACTATCCCAGCTCGTTATTCCGCTACTCTGGGCtacgactttgacaagtCCATGCTATATCTCGCTGAATACCCTCCAGATGCCAACCACGGGTTCTCCATTCCCCCCGGTGTGCTCACCGTTGTAGACTCCAATGGTACCCATACCATGAGCACTCGAACTACAGCCCTGATTCTGTCTTTGCCTACTCCTGATTTCTCCATGCCCTACAACGTCATCATTCTGACTTCCACGGTGATTGCGTTGGCGTTCGGCTCAGTCTTTTCGCTGCTGCTTAAGCGAGTGCTGTCTCAGGAGCAGGCCGACTACTTGTCTTCTCAGACTCCTctgaagaagctgctggccaagttcaagagaaaaaaagtgaccaaggagaagaagaaccagtAG